Proteins co-encoded in one Candidatus Izemoplasmatales bacterium genomic window:
- a CDS encoding 30S ribosomal protein S4 yields MSRFTGSNWKVSRRLGFSITETGKELNKRPFAPGQHGQKKTKLSEYGTQLQEKQRVRFTYGVNERQFRKTFEEAKRMPGITGTAFMILL; encoded by the coding sequence ATGTCGAGATTCACAGGATCCAATTGGAAAGTATCGCGCCGTCTCGGATTTTCGATCACCGAAACCGGGAAGGAACTGAACAAGCGCCCGTTCGCTCCGGGTCAGCATGGCCAGAAGAAGACCAAACTGTCCGAATACGGCACCCAGCTGCAGGAAAAGCAGCGCGTCCGTTTCACCTACGGCGTCAACGAACGCCAGTTCCGCAAGACCTTCGAAGAGGCGAAGCGCATGCCCGGCATCACCGGCACGGCCTTCATGATCCTGCTC